One part of the Gemmatimonadota bacterium genome encodes these proteins:
- a CDS encoding TonB-dependent receptor, translated as MSRRLRAVAVMAAALIGLAASAKPAAAQQFNVRGVVVDSAKKPVSGAMVVALTRKDSVIAAFATSGGSGGYVLSRLAPGNYILQVTQIGSKPYRRDFTLGAAAFTADTVTMVGAGPIKLNDLVVNAEHIPIVNKPDTLEFNAAAFKTRINATTEELLKRLPGVTVDADGTITAQGKTVQQVLVDGKEFFGNDPKMATRNLPAAAVDKVQVLQKKSDAAEFSGIDDGNERTTVNLVLKPNARVGYFGRAVAGAGPKPKTDAAFAGPKGDDARYTGALNLNRFSPVTQLSLVSNRNNVGQSGFSFGPEAVLMGRGSGGAGGLGSGFSETMAIGLNGSRQFAKNSWLRGSYFLSTADNRQQAFTDDQLLQGASISANRHETATTQSDNTSHRLNVNGQHAFNDWNQLRFRGNFSAGTSSSDNISAQETRLPNGALQNSASSTVATDGDNLSGDGRFTFSKRFNQAGRSLIAEAWGELSKPEQRSNLASTTTLAGAPGGTTIRDLLQQQNRDSRTFTTGQRLGLTEPLGKGKVIELYGQHRAISEDQTYDVNDLVNGTPVPNLDLSRAFERTYSYLQGGTRFSHNTQALRWVLGAEVQTSDLQGTIIGRNESIDNGFTNVLPSANLRYQFNQGSNVSVNYRTSTRDPSLNELQPFVDNTDPLRTYVGNPNLTPQYQHSLSADFRRFDQFTFRNVYVYGNVGYNRNQIVQSRVIDAQGRQTVMPVNLGDGWNGNAGVNLGSPVRSLGAQVDVDYSYNRSVGQELVNAVTNESRNSSHNIGLRLQNRSKEVFDLNAGARWGFNKVAYSINSALNQSYLTSTYYGDGTWFLSKTLSANVSGNYQVYDQKLFGPRDNIFMLGGSIGVQMLDNRAEFRLYGVDLLNENNGISISSTSSYIRQRQSPTLGRRVMVQFSYSLGSNLSPAGGGGMRGR; from the coding sequence GTGTCACGTCGCCTTCGGGCCGTCGCCGTCATGGCGGCCGCCCTGATCGGATTGGCCGCGTCGGCCAAGCCCGCCGCCGCCCAGCAGTTCAACGTTCGCGGCGTCGTCGTCGACTCCGCCAAGAAGCCCGTCTCGGGTGCCATGGTGGTGGCCTTGACCCGGAAGGACTCGGTCATCGCCGCGTTCGCCACCTCCGGCGGCTCCGGGGGCTATGTGTTGTCGCGCCTGGCGCCCGGCAACTACATCCTCCAGGTCACCCAGATCGGCTCGAAGCCGTATCGCCGCGACTTCACCCTCGGCGCGGCCGCCTTCACGGCGGACACCGTGACGATGGTGGGCGCAGGCCCCATCAAGCTCAACGATCTCGTGGTGAACGCCGAGCACATTCCGATCGTGAACAAGCCGGATACGCTTGAATTCAATGCGGCGGCGTTCAAGACCCGCATCAACGCCACGACCGAAGAGCTGCTCAAGCGGTTGCCCGGCGTGACGGTCGACGCCGATGGCACCATCACCGCGCAGGGCAAGACGGTGCAGCAGGTGCTGGTCGACGGCAAGGAGTTCTTCGGCAACGACCCGAAGATGGCGACCCGCAACCTGCCGGCTGCCGCAGTCGACAAGGTGCAGGTGTTGCAGAAGAAGTCCGACGCCGCCGAGTTCTCGGGGATCGATGACGGCAACGAACGGACGACCGTCAACCTCGTGCTCAAGCCGAATGCGCGCGTCGGTTACTTCGGCCGCGCGGTGGCGGGTGCCGGTCCGAAGCCGAAGACCGATGCGGCGTTCGCGGGCCCGAAGGGCGACGACGCACGCTACACCGGGGCACTCAACCTCAACCGCTTCTCGCCCGTGACCCAGCTCTCCCTGGTCAGCAACCGCAACAACGTCGGGCAGTCGGGCTTCTCGTTCGGCCCCGAGGCGGTGCTGATGGGCCGCGGCAGCGGCGGCGCCGGTGGTCTCGGCAGCGGCTTCAGCGAGACGATGGCGATCGGCCTCAACGGGAGCCGGCAGTTCGCCAAGAACAGCTGGCTGCGCGGGAGCTATTTCCTCAGCACCGCCGACAACCGTCAGCAGGCGTTCACCGATGACCAGCTCCTTCAGGGCGCGTCGATCTCCGCGAACCGGCACGAGACGGCGACGACCCAGTCGGACAACACCTCCCATCGCCTGAACGTGAACGGCCAGCACGCCTTCAACGACTGGAACCAGCTCCGCTTCCGCGGCAACTTCAGTGCGGGAACGAGCAGCTCCGACAACATCTCGGCGCAGGAGACGCGCCTGCCGAATGGCGCGCTCCAGAACAGCGCCAGTTCGACGGTGGCGACGGATGGCGACAACCTGAGCGGCGACGGGCGCTTCACGTTCTCCAAGCGCTTCAACCAGGCGGGGCGGTCGCTCATCGCCGAGGCGTGGGGTGAGCTGAGCAAGCCGGAACAGCGCTCGAACCTGGCGTCGACCACGACGCTGGCCGGGGCGCCGGGCGGCACCACGATCCGCGACCTGCTGCAGCAGCAAAACCGCGATAGCCGGACCTTTACAACCGGCCAGCGCCTCGGCCTCACCGAACCGCTCGGCAAGGGGAAGGTGATCGAGTTGTACGGCCAGCACCGGGCCATTTCCGAGGACCAGACGTACGACGTGAATGACCTGGTGAACGGCACGCCGGTCCCGAACCTTGATCTCAGCCGGGCCTTCGAGCGGACCTACAGCTATCTGCAGGGCGGGACGCGCTTCAGCCACAACACCCAGGCGCTCCGGTGGGTCCTTGGCGCCGAAGTCCAAACCTCGGACCTGCAGGGGACGATCATCGGGCGCAACGAGTCGATTGACAACGGCTTCACCAACGTGCTGCCGTCGGCCAACCTGCGCTACCAGTTCAATCAGGGCAGCAACGTCAGCGTGAACTACCGGACGTCGACGCGCGACCCCTCGCTCAACGAGCTGCAGCCGTTCGTCGACAACACCGACCCGCTGCGGACCTACGTCGGCAATCCGAACCTGACGCCGCAGTACCAGCACAGCCTCTCGGCCGACTTCCGGCGCTTCGACCAGTTCACGTTCCGGAATGTTTACGTGTACGGCAACGTCGGCTACAACCGCAACCAGATCGTGCAATCGCGGGTGATCGATGCGCAGGGCCGCCAGACCGTCATGCCGGTGAACCTCGGCGACGGCTGGAACGGCAACGCCGGCGTGAACCTCGGCTCGCCGGTCCGCTCCCTGGGGGCGCAGGTGGATGTCGACTACAGCTACAATCGCTCGGTCGGCCAGGAACTCGTCAACGCCGTCACGAACGAGAGCCGCAATTCGTCGCACAACATCGGCCTCCGCCTGCAGAACCGCTCCAAGGAGGTCTTCGACCTCAATGCCGGCGCGCGGTGGGGCTTCAACAAGGTCGCGTATTCGATCAACAGTGCCCTCAACCAGAGCTACCTGACCAGCACCTACTACGGTGACGGCACCTGGTTCCTGAGCAAGACGCTGTCGGCCAACGTCAGCGGCAACTACCAGGTCTACGACCAGAAGCTCTTCGGGCCGCGGGACAACATCTTCATGCTTGGCGGGTCCATCGGCGTGCAGATGCTCGACAACCGGGCCGAGTTCCGGCTCTACGGCGTCGACCTGCTGAACGAGAACAACGGGATCTCGATCTCGAGCACGAGCAGCTACATCCGCCAGCGCCAGTCGCCGACGCTCGGCCGCCGGGTGATGGTACAGTTCAGCTATTCGCTCGGCTCGAACCTCTCCCCGGCCGGTGGCGGCGGCATGCGCGGCCGGTAA
- a CDS encoding PadR family transcriptional regulator → MADLDLLHGTLDLIILKALIWGPSHGYAVARWVADTTGEELQVEEGALYTALHRMEKRGWIAAEWGLSENNRKAKFYRLTPAGRKQLRDKAEMWQRYARAVARVLSTT, encoded by the coding sequence ATGGCGGACCTCGACCTCCTGCACGGCACCCTCGACCTCATCATTCTCAAAGCGCTGATCTGGGGACCGTCGCATGGTTATGCCGTGGCGCGCTGGGTCGCGGATACCACCGGGGAGGAGCTGCAGGTGGAGGAGGGCGCCTTGTACACCGCCCTGCACCGGATGGAAAAGCGGGGCTGGATCGCCGCCGAGTGGGGACTCTCCGAGAACAATCGGAAGGCGAAGTTCTATCGCCTCACGCCGGCGGGCCGGAAGCAGCTGCGCGACAAGGCAGAGATGTGGCAGCGCTATGCCCGTGCGGTTGCCCGCGTCCTGAGCACCACCTGA
- a CDS encoding GLPGLI family protein, whose product MIRARTLLALLVGLPLAASGQSGAVRYDQSNRIDIKLPPELARNPEIMANMGRMPKASTRPMQLRFTPQAALFGPAPAAAAPGAPAGMVGTTVMIGGPGGGGGREMMVRDMDVSMASGGSFAFFGGGGSGMDAVTGAFTDLESGSYIELRSLLGRTFRITDSRPAIGWKLTGESAQFLGYPVFQAIAKQDSSTIEAWFTPDIPVSAGPAQYGGLPGLILTLAIDSNRVVFTATGVDLKTPVEKIAAPSEGSKVSRAEYDKILKEKQDEMAKSRRGRGN is encoded by the coding sequence ATGATTCGTGCCCGAACCCTGCTCGCCCTGTTGGTGGGTCTGCCCTTGGCGGCGAGCGGCCAGTCCGGCGCAGTGCGCTATGACCAGTCGAACCGTATCGACATCAAGCTTCCCCCCGAATTGGCCCGGAACCCCGAGATCATGGCCAACATGGGGCGGATGCCCAAGGCCTCGACGAGGCCGATGCAGCTGCGCTTCACCCCCCAGGCCGCCCTCTTCGGCCCGGCCCCGGCGGCGGCAGCGCCGGGCGCCCCTGCGGGAATGGTGGGAACAACCGTGATGATTGGTGGGCCAGGCGGTGGTGGCGGTCGCGAAATGATGGTTCGCGACATGGACGTGTCGATGGCGAGCGGGGGGAGCTTCGCCTTCTTCGGCGGCGGCGGCAGTGGGATGGACGCGGTGACCGGTGCCTTCACCGACCTCGAAAGCGGCAGCTACATCGAGCTCCGGTCGCTGCTCGGTCGGACCTTCCGGATCACCGATAGCCGGCCGGCCATCGGCTGGAAGCTCACGGGCGAGTCGGCACAGTTCCTCGGCTACCCCGTCTTCCAGGCGATCGCCAAGCAGGACAGTTCCACGATCGAGGCGTGGTTCACGCCCGACATTCCCGTGTCTGCCGGCCCCGCCCAGTACGGCGGCCTGCCGGGTCTGATCCTCACGCTCGCGATCGATTCCAATCGCGTCGTCTTCACCGCCACCGGTGTGGATCTCAAGACCCCGGTCGAGAAGATTGCGGCGCCCTCCGAGGGCAGCAAGGTGAGCCGGGCCGAGTATGACAAGATCCTCAAGGAGAAGCAGGACGAGATGGCGAAGTCGCGTCGCGGACGGGGGAACTAG